From Geotalea uraniireducens Rf4:
TGTTCAACATGGCAACCCGAGTTCCGTCTAGTTCCAGAATCATCCCATCAAGTTCATCCGGATCGTCGAGCTCGACATATTCCAGGCCGAGGCTCTCACAGATTACTTGCAGGTTCGTGGGAACCTCGTTGATCTTGTGCTTTTTCAGAATCTTTCGCGCCATCTCTCTGGCATAGGTGTAGTTTGCCGCGATCATTGTCCGCCTCCAGCCTGATCCAGGCGCTCCAGGGCAGCTTTCACCCTTGCCAGATAGTCATCGCTTACCAGCTTCTGCTCCTGAGGGCTCCCCTTTTTCTGCGCCAGTTTTTCAAGGACCTTGTTGACACTGCTTGACTGTACCGCCGCTCCCTTGGCGTCGTAACAGGTAGAACGGGCATGCACCATGGTAACGGAGTTTTTCATGTCAAAGATGGAGAGGGTTGCATTCAGCAGCCGCTTCAGGTTGTCGAGAGTAAGTCCGAAAAACCGGACGATTCTGGCCGTAACGTCGGGAGAAATCTTTTCCGGCGGAAAGTCGTTATTCTCAATCTTTACCAGGTCCGCCGGTTCGATTTCCAGAGAAGCGCAGACCACATCGGGCAAGAGTCTGGTGGCGGCAATCACTTCCCTGATGTATTCGCCAAAGGAGATATATTGCTCCAGCAGGGATGTATTGGCCTTTTGTATTGCGGTGGTCCGCTCATTCTGCAACAGGTTGACGCGGGCATCGGGCACCTTTTCGATGAGGTTATGCACCAACAGGTTCATTGACGGCGTGATCGCCACCTCTCCCCGTTCCCAGCGGCCGTAGGTATTGCGCCCGATCTGCAGCAGATCGCAAATCTCGTCCAGCTTCATATCAAGAACGCGGCGCAACGTTTTCAGTTGCTCCGGCGTCAGGAGCGGCT
This genomic window contains:
- a CDS encoding type II TA system antitoxin MqsA family protein, whose product is MICTNCFEAEYRAAKTELTITVNDESHVLHDLDCEICPACGEVTFTHAQSLEIDKKRIAMEFGLKPLLTPEQLKTLRRVLDMKLDEICDLLQIGRNTYGRWERGEVAITPSMNLLVHNLIEKVPDARVNLLQNERTTAIQKANTSLLEQYISFGEYIREVIAATRLLPDVVCASLEIEPADLVKIENNDFPPEKISPDVTARIVRFFGLTLDNLKRLLNATLSIFDMKNSVTMVHARSTCYDAKGAAVQSSSVNKVLEKLAQKKGSPQEQKLVSDDYLARVKAALERLDQAGGGQ